Proteins from one Thermobifida alba genomic window:
- the argH gene encoding argininosuccinate lyase, protein MANEPDDQAVRLWGGRFSGGPSEALARLSQSTHFDWRLARHDIAGSRAHARVLHAAGLLEPDELARMLEGLDRLEADVVSGAFTPGPADEDVHTALERGFIERVGPELGGRLRAGRSRNDQIATLVRMYLREEARTVAALLLDLAAALAEQAEANIDVAMPGRTHLQHAQPVLLAHHLLAHAWPLVRDVERLRDWDRRADASAYGSGALAGSSLGLDPEAVAADLGFSRSVPNSIDGTAARDVVAEFAFVAAMIGVDLSRLAEEIILWATKEFSFVTLDDAFSTGSSIMPQKKNPDIAELARGKAGRLIGDLAGLLSTLKGLPLAYNRDLQEDKEPVFDAVDTLQVLLPAFTGMVATLTVNGERMAELAPQGFSLATDIAEWLVRHRVPFREAHEIAGACVRVCEERGIDLPDLSDADLAAISPHLTPQVREVLTVQGSLESRAARGGTAPARVREQLAELQAALAEHRAFAEARP, encoded by the coding sequence GTGGCCAACGAGCCCGACGACCAGGCCGTGCGGCTGTGGGGCGGCCGCTTCAGCGGAGGCCCCTCCGAGGCGCTGGCCCGCCTCTCCCAGAGCACCCACTTCGACTGGCGCCTCGCCCGCCACGACATCGCGGGATCCCGCGCGCACGCCCGCGTCCTGCACGCGGCCGGCCTGCTCGAACCCGACGAGCTCGCCCGGATGCTGGAGGGACTGGACCGCCTGGAGGCCGACGTCGTCTCCGGCGCCTTCACCCCCGGCCCCGCCGACGAGGACGTGCACACCGCGCTGGAGCGGGGCTTCATCGAACGGGTCGGCCCCGAACTGGGCGGACGGCTGCGCGCCGGACGGTCCCGCAACGACCAGATCGCCACGCTGGTGCGCATGTACCTGCGGGAGGAGGCGCGCACCGTCGCCGCACTGCTGCTGGACCTCGCCGCGGCCCTGGCGGAGCAGGCCGAGGCCAACATCGACGTGGCCATGCCGGGCCGCACCCACCTGCAGCACGCCCAACCGGTGCTGCTCGCCCACCACCTGCTGGCGCACGCCTGGCCGCTGGTGCGCGACGTCGAACGGCTGCGCGACTGGGACCGCCGGGCCGACGCGTCGGCCTACGGCTCCGGCGCGCTGGCCGGCTCCTCCCTGGGCCTGGACCCCGAGGCGGTCGCCGCGGACCTGGGCTTCTCCCGGTCGGTGCCCAACTCCATCGACGGCACCGCCGCGCGCGACGTGGTGGCCGAGTTCGCCTTCGTCGCGGCGATGATCGGGGTGGACCTGTCCCGGCTCGCCGAGGAGATCATCCTCTGGGCCACCAAGGAGTTCTCGTTCGTCACCCTCGACGACGCGTTCTCCACCGGCTCCTCGATCATGCCGCAGAAGAAGAACCCGGACATCGCCGAACTCGCCCGCGGCAAGGCCGGGAGGCTCATCGGTGACCTCGCGGGCCTGCTGAGCACGCTCAAGGGGCTGCCGCTCGCCTACAACCGGGACCTGCAGGAGGACAAGGAGCCGGTCTTCGACGCCGTCGACACCCTCCAGGTCCTGCTGCCCGCCTTCACCGGGATGGTCGCCACCCTCACCGTCAACGGGGAGCGGATGGCCGAACTGGCCCCGCAGGGCTTCTCCCTGGCCACCGACATCGCCGAGTGGCTGGTCCGGCACCGGGTGCCGTTCCGCGAGGCCCACGAGATCGCGGGGGCGTGCGTGCGGGTCTGCGAGGAGCGCGGTATCGACCTGCCCGACCTGAGCGACGCGGACCTGGCGGCCATCTCACCGCACCTGACGCCGCAGGTGCGTGAGGTCCTCACCGTCCAGGGCTCGCTGGAGTCGCGGGCGGCCCGGGGCGGAACCGCTCCGGCCCGGGTCCGCGAGCAGCTCGCCGAACTGCAGGCGGCTCTCGCCGAGCACCGCGCCTTCGCCGAGGCCCGGCCCTGA